A part of Capsicum annuum cultivar UCD-10X-F1 chromosome 6, UCD10Xv1.1, whole genome shotgun sequence genomic DNA contains:
- the LOC107875840 gene encoding kinase-interacting family protein, with amino-acid sequence MEAILKAEKNGGGGTTSSKHSRKKSFTRPSWLLCTIADLDKKMKKLVLSIPNKGGADSFTERADAYYQKRPQLLALIQELYDNYLSLADRYCQALAKNHHRRNSFPISSFHLDDNDDQYDKEENNGSEIIDSDAESSLSYQLPFPPAQAKFESDMIVADLVIRNVDCEIIQHELSQVDKHCNESSRKIELQESLLELLESERLILLNENARLGYKVASLIEENKGLSSESLFMKRKVAELARCMLKRREDHRVCVLSQKVEDLQGQIYGLERRNKEYYEQLLKHEEEKRIRSNMRLKGCFKVHEEAVGSVKNSEQQRNVGAEVGKKVPKLWNRVKKLDIFLCASDFNPTYC; translated from the exons ATGGAAGCAATACTGAAAGCAGAGAAGAATGGTGGTGGAGGAACAACTTCTTCAAAGCACTCAAGGAAGAAAAGCTTCACTAGACCTTCTTGGCTTCTCTGCACTATTGCCG ATTTGgacaagaagatgaagaaattggTATTGAGCATCCCTAACAAAGGTGGTGCTGACAGTTTCACTGAACGTGCTGATGCCTATTACCAGAAACGGCCACAGCTTCTGGCCCTAATCCAAGAGTTGTATGACAATTATCTCTCTTTGGCAGACCGTTATTGCCAAGCACTTGCCAAGAACCATCATCGTCGAAATTCCTTTCCTATTTCATCCTTCCATCTCGATGATAATGATGATCAATATGACAAGGAAGAGAACAACGGATCAGAGATTATTGATTCTGATGCTGAGAGTTCATTGTCATATCAGCTGCCATTTCCACCCGCACAAGCCAAATTTGAATCAGACATGATTGTTGCAGACTTGGTGATCAGAAATGTAGACTGTGAAATCATCCAGCACGAGCTTAGTCAAGTCGACAAGCATTGCAACGAGTCATCAAGGAAGATAGAGTTGCAGGAAAGCTTATTAGAGTTATTGGAATCAGAGAGGCTGATCTTGTTAAATGAGAACGCGAGATTGGGATACAAAGTGGCTTCATTGATAGAAGAGAATAAGGGATTGTCTTCAGAGTCGTTGTTCATGAAGAGGAAGGTAGCTGAGCTTGCAAGGTGCATGCTGAAGAGGAGGGAGGATCATAGAGTTTGCGTTCTTAGTCAAAAAGTTGAGGATCTTCAAGGTCAGATATATGGTTTGGAGAGGAGGAACAAGGAGTATTATGAACAGCTACTAAAGCATGAAGAAGAGAAAAGGATCAGGTCCAACATGAGGTTGAAGGGTTGCTTTAAAGTGCATGAAGAGGCTGTTGGCAGTGTGAAAAATAGTGAACAGCAGAGAAATGTTGGCGCTGAAGTTGGAAAGAAAGTTCCTAAGCTATGGAACAGGGTTAAGAAGCTTGATATCTTCCTTTGTGCATCTGATTTCAACCCAACCTACTGTTAA